One segment of Pelecanus crispus isolate bPelCri1 chromosome 2, bPelCri1.pri, whole genome shotgun sequence DNA contains the following:
- the SBSPON gene encoding somatomedin-B and thrombospondin type-1 domain-containing protein, which produces MGGAALSGALWLGLLWAGSGAGGSCSGKCCEGRDAACVGEGWREGGGYGTCYCDGGCRRTGDCCHDHGQACPALPCIVGEWSHWSGCAEQCQPNLRIRRRYVQQEPKNGGEPCPALEEKAGCLEYLTYQGQDCGHEHVPAFITTSEYGKERKRRAASSLWPSDKEEAGYCVEFKTESLSHHCALENRPYARWMQYLREGHTVCVACQPPAMNTDTHRCSGDGRSADGSKILHWEAVGNSQCRGTWKKIRQLEHCSCPLVHSFIFT; this is translated from the exons ATGGGCGGCGCGGCGCTGTCGGGAGCGCTgtggctggggctgctgtgggcagggagcggggccggggggagctgCTCGGGAAAGTGCTGCGAGGGCCGGGATGCCGCCTGTGTCGgcgagggatggagggaggggggaggctACGGGACCTGCTACTGCGACGGAGGATGTCGGCGAACCGGGGACTGCTGTCACGACCACGGCCAGGCGTGCCCGG CTCTTCCATGCATTGTAGGGGAGTGGAGTCATTGGAGTGGCTGTGCAGAACAATGTCAACCCAATCTGCGGATACGTAGGCGCTATGTACAACAGGAACCTAAAAATGGTGGGGAACCTTGTCCTGCTCTAGAGGAGAAGGCTGGCTGCCTGGAATACCTGACTTACCAGGGACAGGACTGCGGCCATGAACATG tcCCTGCTTTCATAACTACCTCTGAATACGGTAAAGAAAGAAAACGACGAGCAGCATCTTCTCTCTGGCCTTCAGACAAAGAAGAAGCCGG ATATTGTGTGGAATTTAAAACAGAATCGCTTTCACACCACTGTGCTTTGGAGAATCGGCCGTACGCTCGGTGGATGCAGTACCTACGAGAAGGACATACTGTGTGTGTAGCTTGCCAGCCTCCAGCTATGAATACTGACACACATCGTTGTTCTGGAGACGGCCGTAGTGCAGATGG aagtaaaatctTACACTGGGAAGCAGTTGGCAACTCTCAGTGCCGAGGAACCTGGAAGAAGATTCGGCAGCTGGAGCACTGTTCATGTCCCCTTGTGcatagctttatttttacataa